A genome region from Natronobeatus ordinarius includes the following:
- a CDS encoding winged helix-turn-helix domain-containing protein — protein MTETPPETLPDGGLAFPERQNDDSNGDDRPPFDLDLPEDSLFTEEDYYKMYRIAADPLRSKIMRALSVHERLSTGQISKLVDRDANDLHYHLRQLKQTALIRNQREPRSGTTEPYSYYTLTPLGETVLTEGLEDGVKKLAAQEREIREHFSK, from the coding sequence ATGACGGAGACTCCCCCCGAAACGCTGCCCGACGGCGGCCTGGCATTTCCTGAACGCCAAAATGACGATTCTAATGGAGACGATCGACCACCGTTTGACCTCGATCTCCCTGAGGATAGTCTCTTCACCGAGGAGGATTACTACAAGATGTACCGCATCGCTGCGGACCCGTTACGCTCGAAGATTATGCGCGCGCTCTCGGTACATGAGCGACTCAGCACCGGCCAGATCTCGAAGTTAGTCGATCGAGATGCAAACGATCTCCACTACCACCTTCGCCAACTCAAACAGACGGCGCTCATCCGAAATCAGCGTGAACCTCGAAGTGGTACGACGGAGCCGTACTCCTACTACACCTTGACGCCCCTCGGTGAGACGGTGCTCACTGAGGGCCTCGAGGACGGTGTGAAGAAACTCGCTGCCCAGGAACGCGAAATTCGGGAACACTTTTCCAAGTAG
- the pglZ gene encoding BREX-5 system phosphatase PglZ, translating into MPATKTLPQCAHDALETAIADAVDDEPVVLWWDEGGYLEDLVRNVSATLGCTFRKAERTLLELRAEPPRGKTVWYVPETPDEDVDWFKDVENTGSVLKLHIGKLAARCFERDRLQAASLRAAFEDATVDDDLEEDDRDKVAKTLYRELDGQGGLPSLQALQTKIVLDGHDDPVRFVLEYGVEGFSDDGAEDEGHQEKVVQIRDLLVDQGVAAVEGVTDAETIVERTRRWAVAEWLVDEGLEASLLPEEYLPGSGSSIGISRPELRSTLSKTERPDELAAIYLDPERRFWHDVIRTYDEPWTLVECPVDGTLETRLWDEWIHHFQESDYETCATHARARHRALERTFGDVPWTNVWKQAIDVADLAAELESWAERDDGDVVDLYGDVENGTWQIDNAVFNLVISGEPEADLPEEHPATATLADLRTSLVEDSYLEYLSELGDLVVEQIDSGAPFVGKRHAHQFFDEESEYLQSGQSVALFIIDALRFDLAHELAESIRRELPELEVDETPWVGTLPSDTEFGKAALTPGSKFSFKVELRDGDLVPVRNGRRITNYQRRELLTNDGWSYITQGGEETGWSSTRVVYYWNDIDEAGENELTDFEDVFRDRLETITRIICEKIDQGEWDRAYILTDHGFVTHPTEPTIDSLRPPHGAEKVTRRWIAGSDVDYDKAGVLLDENTHLGYLDSDTKIGILSDPLQRFSKRGPSNNRFFHGGILPQEFVLNFITITQE; encoded by the coding sequence ATGCCAGCGACCAAAACCCTTCCACAGTGTGCCCACGACGCCCTCGAGACCGCCATCGCCGACGCCGTCGACGACGAGCCGGTCGTCCTCTGGTGGGACGAGGGCGGCTACCTCGAGGACCTCGTGCGAAACGTGAGCGCCACCCTCGGCTGTACCTTCCGGAAAGCCGAGCGAACCCTCCTCGAGCTTCGGGCCGAACCCCCGCGGGGGAAGACGGTCTGGTACGTCCCCGAGACCCCGGACGAGGACGTCGACTGGTTCAAGGACGTCGAGAACACCGGTAGCGTCCTCAAGCTCCACATCGGCAAGCTCGCCGCACGGTGTTTCGAACGTGATCGCCTCCAGGCCGCCTCGCTCCGGGCTGCCTTCGAGGACGCCACGGTGGACGACGACCTCGAGGAGGACGACCGCGACAAGGTCGCGAAGACCCTCTACCGGGAACTCGACGGCCAGGGCGGCCTCCCCTCGCTGCAGGCGCTCCAGACCAAGATCGTCCTCGATGGCCACGATGATCCCGTGCGGTTCGTCCTCGAGTACGGCGTCGAGGGCTTCTCCGACGACGGCGCCGAGGACGAGGGGCACCAGGAAAAGGTCGTGCAGATCCGCGACCTCCTCGTCGACCAGGGCGTCGCCGCCGTAGAGGGCGTCACCGACGCCGAGACGATCGTCGAGCGAACCCGTCGCTGGGCGGTCGCCGAGTGGCTCGTCGACGAAGGCCTCGAGGCCTCTTTGCTCCCCGAGGAGTATCTCCCCGGAAGCGGCTCGAGTATCGGCATCTCCCGGCCTGAACTTCGCTCGACGCTGAGCAAGACCGAACGACCCGACGAACTGGCGGCGATCTACCTCGACCCCGAGCGCCGGTTCTGGCACGACGTGATCCGAACCTACGACGAGCCCTGGACGCTCGTCGAGTGCCCCGTCGACGGCACCCTCGAGACTCGTCTCTGGGACGAGTGGATTCATCACTTCCAGGAGAGCGACTACGAGACCTGCGCCACCCACGCGCGAGCGCGCCATCGCGCCCTCGAGCGCACCTTCGGCGACGTCCCGTGGACGAACGTGTGGAAGCAGGCGATCGACGTCGCCGACCTCGCCGCCGAACTCGAGTCCTGGGCGGAACGCGACGACGGCGACGTCGTCGACCTCTACGGCGACGTCGAGAACGGTACCTGGCAGATCGACAACGCGGTGTTCAACCTCGTCATCTCCGGGGAACCCGAGGCCGACCTCCCCGAGGAGCACCCCGCGACGGCGACGCTCGCAGACCTGCGCACCTCGCTCGTCGAGGACAGCTACCTCGAGTACCTCTCGGAGCTGGGCGATCTCGTCGTCGAACAGATCGACTCCGGCGCGCCGTTCGTCGGCAAGCGCCACGCCCACCAGTTCTTCGACGAGGAGTCGGAGTACCTCCAGAGCGGCCAGAGCGTCGCGCTGTTTATCATCGACGCCCTGCGGTTCGACCTCGCACACGAGCTCGCCGAGTCCATCCGCCGCGAGCTGCCGGAGCTCGAGGTCGATGAAACCCCGTGGGTCGGGACGCTCCCCTCGGACACCGAGTTCGGCAAGGCGGCGCTCACCCCCGGGAGCAAGTTCAGCTTCAAAGTCGAACTCCGAGACGGCGATCTCGTTCCCGTTCGAAACGGCCGTCGAATCACTAACTACCAACGAAGAGAGCTACTGACGAACGACGGCTGGAGCTACATCACCCAGGGAGGCGAGGAGACGGGTTGGAGTAGCACTCGCGTCGTCTACTACTGGAACGACATCGACGAAGCCGGCGAGAACGAACTGACCGACTTCGAGGACGTGTTTCGCGACCGTCTCGAGACGATTACACGGATTATCTGCGAGAAGATCGATCAGGGCGAGTGGGATCGGGCGTACATCCTTACGGACCACGGGTTTGTGACCCATCCAACAGAACCAACTATTGATTCGCTGAGACCACCTCACGGCGCTGAGAAGGTTACACGCCGATGGATCGCCGGTTCAGACGTCGATTACGACAAGGCAGGCGTTCTGCTGGACGAAAACACCCACCTCGGCTACCTCGATTCGGATACGAAGATCGGTATTCTATCAGATCCCCTTCAACGATTCAGCAAACGGGGGCCTTCCAATAACCGATTCTTCCACGGTGGGATCCTCCCACAGGAGTTCGTACTGAACTTTATTACGATCACCCAAGAATAG
- a CDS encoding DUF7509 family protein codes for MRERLITELEDSPYLESTVSKPHFLVYLMGPYKSYPPYPTPPTHDVSNAATSRPTLNEINDRIEDDQDFSSNVDDALALLLYLRDELREKAGVNAFIATDPQIETDEIDAATQSLAFTRAANATIFVTPAMGDNLGVGIETGAICESLPAPALLEEVLFTEERDVDSEMIRAVSDRWHVTTDDFANYQELIQAVKAHLRIIAQNQLSTTTTY; via the coding sequence ATGAGAGAACGACTCATCACTGAACTAGAGGACAGCCCCTATTTGGAGTCCACTGTCTCCAAGCCACACTTCCTCGTGTACCTGATGGGACCGTACAAATCCTATCCCCCATATCCCACCCCACCTACGCACGACGTGTCGAATGCGGCGACAAGCCGTCCTACACTTAACGAGATCAACGATCGTATTGAGGATGATCAAGACTTCTCTTCGAACGTCGACGATGCACTCGCACTTCTTCTCTACCTTCGCGATGAACTTCGAGAGAAAGCAGGCGTGAACGCGTTTATCGCCACAGACCCACAGATCGAGACCGATGAAATCGATGCCGCTACACAAAGTCTTGCGTTCACACGGGCAGCGAACGCCACCATTTTCGTGACACCTGCGATGGGGGACAATTTGGGTGTTGGAATCGAAACCGGCGCCATCTGCGAGAGTCTACCTGCACCTGCGCTCCTCGAGGAGGTGTTGTTCACCGAAGAACGCGACGTCGACAGCGAAATGATCCGTGCAGTCAGTGATCGATGGCACGTCACGACAGATGACTTCGCGAACTATCAGGAACTTATCCAGGCAGTGAAAGCCCACCTTCGTATTATCGCTCAGAACCAACTCTCTACTACGACGACCTACTGA
- a CDS encoding BREX protein BrxB domain-containing protein — MTEDSDSPYRAFKEKLCTFADGQHGIRNPFVIAAVDPALEHEVVARLERWARGEGEEPPSIPDDVTVQPIWLDELFPRTDVFKLLLDLGDETEPASIEGTMQDRLADELVQVMVSDVIDREALESPNHVVLLLNLGSLYPFTRASELLDELDRRNVKSTIGIPFPGEVVGGKLNFFGGDSRHYYPAHQIDGKIQEVHLP; from the coding sequence ATGACCGAAGACAGCGACTCGCCGTACCGAGCGTTCAAAGAGAAGCTGTGTACGTTCGCCGACGGCCAGCACGGAATCCGAAACCCGTTCGTCATCGCCGCCGTCGATCCCGCCCTCGAACACGAGGTGGTCGCGCGGCTGGAACGGTGGGCACGGGGGGAGGGAGAGGAACCGCCGTCGATCCCGGACGACGTGACCGTCCAACCCATTTGGCTCGACGAACTGTTCCCACGAACGGACGTGTTCAAGCTCCTGCTGGATCTCGGCGACGAGACGGAACCAGCGAGTATCGAAGGGACGATGCAGGATCGACTCGCCGATGAACTCGTCCAGGTGATGGTCAGCGACGTGATCGACAGGGAGGCCCTTGAGTCGCCCAACCACGTCGTATTGCTCCTCAACCTCGGGAGTCTGTACCCGTTCACGCGGGCGTCCGAACTGCTCGACGAACTCGATCGGCGTAACGTCAAGTCGACGATCGGCATTCCGTTCCCAGGTGAGGTCGTCGGCGGGAAGTTGAACTTCTTCGGTGGCGACTCGCGCCACTACTATCCGGCCCACCAGATCGACGGCAAGATTCAGGAGGTGCATCTCCCATGA
- a CDS encoding BrxA family protein has protein sequence MDLTMCGLLVERAEELAQLYREKGNWNDVKQAWFDERLSSRSTRNSAQKLYRVLSSRLKNAPSSLPNASDLPLILDECTTKRDKAQVLFLYLVTDDPLVQYVVHAYANRVASGRDGALDFSNETLGGILEDLEYADGSPFEYAESTMTRWCEGFRSVMREIGVIENQQAVAGKPPSVSDVPLLVAMGYSYSADSDEERWFDTPIGLLYLFQPEDRWLELFDRVAATETWEFVELHGELRLSPNDGPYAWVDNGGVA, from the coding sequence ATGGATCTGACGATGTGTGGTCTCCTCGTCGAGCGGGCGGAAGAGCTCGCTCAGCTTTATCGGGAGAAGGGGAACTGGAACGACGTCAAACAAGCGTGGTTCGACGAGCGGCTCTCGAGTCGGAGCACGAGAAACAGCGCGCAGAAACTCTATCGAGTGCTGTCGTCGCGATTGAAGAACGCTCCCTCGAGTCTTCCAAACGCAAGCGATCTGCCTCTCATCCTAGATGAGTGTACGACGAAGCGCGATAAGGCACAGGTTCTCTTTCTCTACCTCGTTACGGACGATCCGCTTGTCCAATATGTGGTCCATGCATATGCGAATCGCGTTGCCAGCGGTCGTGACGGCGCGCTCGATTTTTCGAACGAGACGCTCGGTGGCATCCTCGAGGACCTTGAGTACGCGGACGGGTCTCCGTTCGAGTACGCCGAGTCGACGATGACGCGCTGGTGTGAGGGGTTTCGATCGGTCATGCGTGAAATCGGCGTCATCGAAAATCAGCAGGCAGTCGCTGGGAAGCCCCCCTCCGTTAGCGACGTGCCCTTGCTCGTTGCGATGGGGTACTCGTACTCCGCCGACAGCGACGAGGAGCGGTGGTTCGATACGCCGATCGGATTGCTCTATCTCTTTCAGCCCGAAGATCGCTGGCTCGAACTCTTCGATCGGGTAGCTGCGACGGAGACGTGGGAGTTCGTCGAACTCCACGGCGAACTCCGTCTCTCGCCGAACGATGGCCCGTACGCGTGGGTCGATAACGGAGGTGTCGCGTGA
- the pglX gene encoding BREX-5 system adenine-specific DNA-methyltransferase PglX: MAKGTLQERKAQLDKAEREHLEDVVAEMRGRIEDHVRFRLTQEGLEIEPEDADDLEEETRQLVEAIELEAVDGYDWDEAVEQYVTGVGYTVVNRLAALRCMEVRGFLEEEVTVFKENGLTPAAETLVHEEFLLEDEAILEAYQGTCDDLAEEIEILFDRSSAYSLLDPDDDTYEALCTLLDEVPDEVWRADDVLGWVYEYYNRPVVEALDAKNTLEPEDVGPANQFYTPHWVVRMLTDNSLGKLYLEATGQESTVPDPEELSIEERKERLVTPEDSPDVPNLCTYLIPDEDDHEAPAFDDPSEIRVIDPACGSGHFLLYAFDVLERIWWAERPDLDRKEVPAKILEHNLYGVDIDLRSCQLAAFNLYLKARTRAEEEGDGGFELPNVGIVCADARVAEVEEAVEVLNEITGEGTDVRAALEEIIEEFQTTEALGSLLDVQGTLSAEFLEDQTDLFDYTDDGPKTLNAFLKALREAVDERTSDSFGEQNLRSFLNLLVVLTQEYDVALMNPPYGSGGRMPTTVRKYIEHHYEYTTEYYINFFEVCDNLVKAYGRIGMLVPRSFMFLKSFQDFREDFIGGAGSFDFLAEFGIDILDNATVRTAGTVVRSGIESDQEGTFIRLDDIKKSQKERSFLHSSFVDSSENGIQRRYQRELSDFEMVPGTPITYWVPTDLRSVYKSKTVLDADNAKVEGNDTYGVIKQGLATADDSRFVRNFWENSDLNSWPPFAKGGEDAWILPRVKNTVLWKNDGGEIKRYGGSRPQNTQFYFEESLTYTVAKESGRRFGYLHEDSIFGHKGSVLIPNRCTWNGLSYTNSHLFTYLMLAQTTERMWEVGQVSKLPWREELEDIEELEALSREAVGYLISKRQYEFVSPHYTGPVLLSVLGIEGSLPYSEHPHRELREELDVISPMDIASPDTSLHDIGIMAAKHLERIEANLQECADAIDEAVFDCFDISEEQRETILQEIALRTNKDPREREEYDPDSITEPGENFPEMVKDLLLHLALRIVHEDDDGIVALSDVDRESDLLERLEDEFERIFGEYAADRLAEVDQVLGSRTADEEAYPNLRAWLEDDLFEYHVSKFDRVPILWRLTTERLVSDPDGEGFACLLDYHQLDASVFDKLQNRYLEPRKALLRERRSAANRRRSDESLSASEKAAAAEEYSRCESALEQIAALEDRISDLAQPDPREWPEENQAVAREAAERVAEFREETARRLEALEELADLDDIDMEDLFSPSFYDTVQGNKDEWIDALEDLEAAFEAYAEDGSEPVEAHLYDLFEYYHDLVGSAHYASNGILFTTYYYDKFEEPEQAQLGDGGATRKQRLLSELASDLEAYRDLADEIADACDAISKDISSDWADRALSEITTRGYEPNHKHGVAINVTPLAEAEIVPEIVDEKVI, translated from the coding sequence ATGGCAAAAGGAACTCTCCAGGAACGGAAGGCACAGCTGGACAAAGCAGAACGCGAGCACTTAGAGGACGTCGTCGCGGAGATGCGCGGGCGTATCGAGGACCACGTCCGCTTTCGGCTCACCCAGGAGGGGCTCGAGATCGAGCCCGAGGACGCGGACGATCTCGAGGAGGAGACTCGCCAGCTCGTCGAGGCGATCGAACTCGAGGCCGTCGACGGCTACGACTGGGATGAAGCCGTCGAACAGTACGTCACCGGCGTCGGCTACACGGTGGTCAACCGGCTGGCCGCGCTGCGGTGTATGGAAGTGCGGGGATTCCTCGAGGAGGAGGTCACGGTCTTCAAGGAAAACGGCCTGACCCCGGCGGCGGAGACGCTCGTCCACGAGGAGTTCTTACTCGAGGACGAGGCGATCCTCGAGGCCTACCAGGGGACCTGTGACGATCTCGCCGAGGAGATCGAGATCCTGTTCGACCGATCGTCGGCCTACAGCCTGCTGGATCCCGACGACGACACCTACGAGGCCCTTTGCACCTTGCTCGACGAGGTCCCCGACGAGGTCTGGCGTGCCGACGACGTGCTCGGGTGGGTCTACGAGTACTACAACCGCCCGGTCGTCGAGGCGCTGGACGCCAAGAACACCCTCGAGCCCGAAGACGTCGGCCCCGCCAACCAGTTCTACACGCCCCACTGGGTCGTCCGGATGCTCACCGACAACTCGCTGGGGAAGCTCTACCTCGAGGCCACCGGCCAGGAATCGACAGTTCCCGACCCCGAGGAACTCTCGATCGAGGAGCGCAAGGAACGGCTCGTCACGCCAGAAGACTCTCCGGACGTCCCGAATCTTTGCACCTACCTGATCCCCGACGAGGACGACCACGAGGCACCCGCGTTCGACGACCCCTCCGAGATTCGCGTCATCGATCCCGCCTGTGGGAGCGGGCACTTCCTGCTGTACGCCTTCGACGTCCTCGAGCGTATCTGGTGGGCCGAACGTCCCGACCTCGACCGGAAGGAGGTCCCGGCGAAGATCCTCGAGCACAACCTCTACGGCGTCGATATCGACCTGCGTTCGTGTCAACTCGCGGCGTTCAACCTCTACCTCAAAGCCCGCACCCGCGCCGAAGAGGAGGGTGACGGCGGCTTCGAGTTGCCAAACGTCGGAATCGTCTGTGCCGACGCCCGCGTTGCCGAGGTCGAGGAGGCCGTCGAGGTGCTCAACGAGATCACCGGCGAGGGAACCGACGTCCGTGCGGCCCTCGAGGAGATCATCGAGGAGTTCCAGACTACCGAAGCTCTCGGCAGCTTGCTCGACGTTCAGGGGACGCTCTCGGCGGAGTTCCTCGAGGACCAGACGGACCTCTTTGACTATACTGACGATGGCCCCAAGACGCTGAACGCCTTCCTGAAGGCACTGCGCGAGGCCGTCGACGAGCGAACGTCGGATTCCTTCGGCGAGCAGAATCTTCGAAGTTTCCTCAATCTCCTAGTGGTGTTGACCCAGGAGTACGATGTGGCGTTGATGAACCCGCCATATGGTTCAGGAGGTCGGATGCCTACTACTGTACGGAAATATATCGAACATCATTACGAGTATACAACAGAATATTATATCAATTTCTTTGAGGTTTGTGACAATTTGGTAAAGGCGTATGGACGAATTGGGATGCTCGTTCCCCGATCGTTCATGTTCCTCAAGTCATTTCAGGACTTCCGGGAAGATTTTATTGGAGGTGCGGGATCATTCGATTTCTTGGCTGAATTCGGCATAGACATTCTTGATAATGCAACTGTTAGGACTGCGGGTACAGTCGTACGTTCAGGCATAGAGAGTGATCAGGAAGGTACATTTATCCGTCTCGACGATATTAAAAAATCGCAAAAAGAACGCTCGTTTTTACATTCGTCCTTCGTCGATTCAAGTGAAAACGGAATCCAGCGAAGATATCAGCGTGAACTGTCTGATTTCGAAATGGTTCCCGGAACCCCGATCACTTACTGGGTTCCGACCGACTTGCGATCGGTTTATAAGTCTAAAACTGTCCTTGATGCGGATAACGCTAAAGTCGAAGGGAATGACACATATGGTGTCATTAAGCAAGGGCTCGCGACGGCAGATGATTCGAGGTTCGTTCGGAACTTTTGGGAGAATTCAGATTTGAATTCGTGGCCGCCATTCGCCAAAGGCGGAGAGGACGCGTGGATTTTACCCAGGGTGAAAAATACAGTCCTCTGGAAGAACGATGGGGGAGAAATAAAGCGGTATGGAGGATCTCGACCTCAGAACACTCAATTTTATTTTGAGGAGTCACTGACATATACAGTCGCAAAAGAAAGTGGACGCCGATTCGGTTATCTCCACGAGGATTCTATATTCGGTCATAAAGGTTCCGTTCTCATTCCGAACCGATGTACGTGGAATGGTCTCTCGTACACAAATAGCCATTTATTTACATATTTAATGCTCGCACAGACCACCGAGCGAATGTGGGAAGTTGGACAGGTTTCCAAACTTCCCTGGCGTGAAGAACTCGAAGATATTGAAGAATTAGAGGCGCTTTCCCGTGAGGCCGTGGGTTATCTGATCTCAAAACGGCAGTACGAATTTGTTTCACCCCACTACACAGGTCCTGTGCTTCTATCTGTCCTTGGCATTGAGGGATCACTTCCCTATTCTGAACATCCTCATCGTGAACTACGCGAAGAACTCGATGTCATTTCCCCTATGGATATCGCTTCACCCGATACTTCGCTACACGACATAGGTATCATGGCAGCGAAACACCTCGAGCGAATCGAAGCGAACCTGCAAGAGTGCGCCGACGCAATCGACGAGGCAGTGTTCGACTGCTTTGACATCTCCGAGGAGCAACGCGAAACCATTCTTCAAGAGATTGCTCTTAGAACGAACAAAGATCCACGCGAGCGCGAGGAGTACGACCCCGATTCCATCACGGAACCCGGCGAGAACTTCCCCGAGATGGTCAAAGACCTGCTGTTGCACCTCGCCCTCCGGATCGTCCACGAGGACGACGACGGAATCGTCGCACTGTCGGACGTCGACCGCGAGTCCGACCTCCTCGAGCGCCTCGAGGACGAGTTCGAGCGCATCTTCGGCGAGTACGCCGCCGATCGGCTGGCCGAGGTCGACCAGGTGCTCGGCAGTCGGACGGCCGACGAGGAAGCCTACCCCAACCTCCGGGCGTGGCTCGAGGACGACCTCTTCGAGTACCACGTCTCGAAGTTCGACCGAGTGCCGATTCTGTGGCGGCTCACCACCGAACGCCTCGTCTCCGATCCCGACGGCGAGGGCTTCGCCTGCCTGCTCGACTACCACCAGCTCGACGCCAGCGTCTTCGATAAGCTGCAGAACCGCTACCTCGAGCCCCGGAAGGCGCTGCTCCGGGAACGGCGTAGCGCGGCCAACCGCCGCCGGAGCGACGAATCGCTCTCGGCTTCCGAGAAGGCCGCCGCGGCCGAGGAGTACAGCCGGTGTGAGAGCGCCCTCGAGCAGATCGCCGCCCTCGAGGATCGGATCAGCGACCTCGCACAGCCCGATCCCCGGGAGTGGCCCGAGGAGAACCAGGCGGTTGCTCGCGAGGCTGCCGAAAGGGTCGCCGAGTTCCGGGAAGAAACCGCACGGCGACTCGAGGCACTCGAGGAGCTGGCCGACCTCGATGACATCGATATGGAGGACCTGTTCAGCCCCTCGTTCTACGACACAGTGCAAGGGAACAAAGACGAGTGGATCGACGCACTCGAGGACCTCGAGGCGGCCTTCGAAGCGTATGCCGAAGACGGCTCCGAACCTGTCGAGGCCCACCTCTACGATCTCTTCGAGTACTACCACGACCTCGTCGGCTCCGCCCACTACGCGAGCAACGGCATTCTGTTCACCACCTACTACTACGACAAGTTCGAGGAGCCCGAGCAGGCCCAACTCGGCGACGGCGGCGCCACCCGCAAGCAACGGCTGCTCTCGGAACTGGCGAGCGACCTCGAGGCGTACCGGGATCTCGCGGACGAGATCGCGGACGCGTGCGACGCCATCTCGAAGGACATCTCTTCGGACTGGGCGGATCGGGCCCTCTCCGAGATCACGACCAGAGGCTACGAGCCTAACCACAAACACGGCGTCGCGATCAACGTCACGCCGCTCGCCGAGGCGGAGATCGTCCCCGAAATCGTCGACGAGAAGGTGATCTGA